The sequence CAGTCGGACGTTTTTTATTCCCATCAGCGGCTTGCCTGCGGGTTTGCAAGAAGCAGTGACTTCCGCCTATCTCTGCATGCGGGCGATTGACGAAATCGAAGACCATCCTGACTTGGACAGTGAAACGAAGGTGAAATTGCTGCGCTCCGTGAGTTTAACCCTAGAGGCGGCAACCGATACCTTTGCGGTGAACGATTTATCCCTGGCGCTGGCGGTGCATCAGACGCCCTTGCCGGAGGTGACGGTGCGCATTGGCGAATGGGCGTTGCTGGCTCCGCCAACAATTGCGCCGCGGATTTGGGATGCGACAGCGGCGATGGCGGACCGGATGGCCTACTGGGCGTCCTGTCACTGGCGGATTCAAACGGAAGCGGACCTGGATCGTTACACCTTTGGCGTTGCAGGGGCGGTAGGGTTGCTCTTGTCGGATTTGTGGGCCTGGTACGACGGCACCCAGACGAATCGCTCCCTGGCGATTGGCTTTGGGCGGGGGTTGCAAGCTGTCAATATCTTGCGCAATCAGGCGGAAGACCAGCGACGCGGGGTCAACTTTTTCCCAGATGGGTGGGGGAAAGCAGAGATGCACGCCTATGCCCGCCGCAATCTTGCTCTGGCGGATGCCTATAACGCAGCGTTACCCCCAGGACCGGCGCTGGATTTCTGTAAAATTCCCCTGGCGCTGGCCCATGCCACCTTAGAAGCCCTGGAACAAGGTCAACCCAAACTGACGCGCAGTGCGGTCATGGCGGTAGTGGCCCAGGTCACTGGTCGAAGTCGTTGAGCTATACATGGCGCGAAGCCCCTTTGTTGATAACAGACAATGGTCAAATCGCAGGGTACGTATAGGCCACTTACGCTTTTGAGATCACATAGCTTGTCCTGTCATCGCTCCGCTCACCTAAAGTAGCCTGGCTGAGGGAGTTTTACATTTTATTTCATTTCAAATTATGAAGTTTTATGTGGAAATGGCAAGGAACGCTTGCCCTGCTCCTAGGTATAAGGTGCGACCCTGGATGCCAGCAGACGCATGGGGAGTCCTTTCAATGTTGATCTTGTCATGGGAGCAGGTCGAACCCTGGGGAGCCGATTACGACCAAGCTGACTACCTGCAAGTGCTCGGGCGGTGGTTTGTGCGGGGGGAATCCTTTGGGTTGCACCAGGAAGCGACGGCGAAAAAAGTATGTCAAAAGCGGCTGGATACGACGAGTCAACCGTTCTGCCTGCTGGTGAAATCGCCGGACCGCATTACGCTCTGGCATGAAACGTTGGAGGCACCCCAACTGCCGGCCCAAGCTGA is a genomic window of Gloeomargarita sp. SKYB120 containing:
- a CDS encoding phytoene/squalene synthase family protein, whose translation is MDLRRGALELLKETSRTFFIPISGLPAGLQEAVTSAYLCMRAIDEIEDHPDLDSETKVKLLRSVSLTLEAATDTFAVNDLSLALAVHQTPLPEVTVRIGEWALLAPPTIAPRIWDATAAMADRMAYWASCHWRIQTEADLDRYTFGVAGAVGLLLSDLWAWYDGTQTNRSLAIGFGRGLQAVNILRNQAEDQRRGVNFFPDGWGKAEMHAYARRNLALADAYNAALPPGPALDFCKIPLALAHATLEALEQGQPKLTRSAVMAVVAQVTGRSR